One stretch of Halalkalicoccus sp. NIPERK01 DNA includes these proteins:
- a CDS encoding LAGLIDADG family homing endonuclease translates to MASAENQELVGRFEEFYRTYYHDEIGTLAQHYPNEQRSLYLDWADLNRFDPDVADDFRNQPEQMQPYAEEALRLYDLPVDVSLGQAHVRVRNLPGATDIRDIRSKNVNTLVEVRGIVRKATDVRPKIQQAAFECQRCGTLTRIPQTGGDFQEPHQCSGCERQGPFRINFDQSEFIDAQKIRVQESPEGLRGGETPQSLDVHIEDDITGEVTAGDHVRVTGVLHLEQQGSNQEKSTMFDIHMEGHAVEVEEEQFEDMEITDEDKQAIVELSSDPDIYERMVDSLAPSIYGHRQAKLAMTLQLFSGVTKHLPDGSRTRGDMHMLLIGDPGTGKSALLQYIRNIAPRSVYTSGKGSSSAGLCVTGDTMVQTTDGLVPIRDLAEKHHPKPVTTDTPAAAEHELYTYDRTAGTVNITESSHVWRMPEKPCRRIETAHGKRLEASVNTPVLVCDTDGVEWREISEIEAGDYVGVPKHTTIERSSPSPREFFEFTEEKLKPTAKSVAFMRQRLREEFGTLRAAAGALDLPEDFIYDSLSNRHLPLDRLDRILEAIDTDRGDIEIDRAMVRHGSGIEIPNAFDEDLMYLVGFVFGDGDVTVSRRGGNRGYVRISNSDEGLLETAAEIIESTFGKSVSIEYQEERVPCIRLHSTTVARFFSNLGVESPKDDIALAPSLTTAENADAFLQGLFDADGSVCPRTDGGSSVQFSTVCPRLARQVQLMLETYGIRSRIRERDRRGTYTLASGQEIVSKAVQTHLTMYGKDLDAFASEIGFRSIEKATTLTTVVSDAQRRGERLPVGRTLVRADGGGGAYYQNVTRGDNPSRERAREILSELNLGAAAPIVEEVADADLVWDEVVAAADTGYKEVFDLTVPKTHNFIGNGIVTHNTAAAVRDDFGEGQQWTLEAGALVLADRGIAAVDELDKMRPEDRSAMHEALEQQSISISKAGINATLKSRCSLLGAANPKYGRFDQYEPIGEQIDLEPALISRFDLIFTVTDKPDPDEDRKLAQHILQTNYAGELNTQRTNLPSPDVTREEVDAVTEEVAPDIDAELLRKYIAYAQQSCFPRMTDDAREAIQEFYVDLRSKGADEDAPVPVTARKLEALVRLGEASARVRLSDTVEREDAERVIEIVRSCLQDIGVDPETGEYDVDVIETGRSKTQRDRVKGIKEIIRELQEEYDGEPGAPQEKVIERAAEAGIEDSKAEHEIQKLRNKGELYSPNQDYLRLV, encoded by the coding sequence ATGGCCAGTGCGGAGAACCAGGAGCTCGTCGGCCGTTTCGAGGAGTTCTACCGGACCTACTACCACGACGAGATCGGCACGCTGGCACAGCACTACCCGAACGAACAGCGCTCCCTGTACCTCGACTGGGCCGACCTGAACCGCTTCGATCCCGACGTCGCCGACGACTTCCGAAACCAGCCCGAGCAGATGCAGCCGTACGCCGAGGAGGCGCTCAGACTCTACGACCTCCCCGTCGACGTGAGCCTCGGGCAGGCCCACGTCCGGGTGCGAAACCTCCCCGGCGCGACCGATATTCGAGACATTCGCTCGAAGAACGTCAACACGCTCGTCGAAGTGCGTGGAATCGTCCGCAAGGCGACGGACGTCCGCCCGAAGATCCAGCAGGCGGCCTTCGAGTGCCAGCGCTGTGGCACCCTCACGCGGATCCCCCAGACCGGCGGCGACTTCCAGGAGCCCCACCAGTGTTCGGGCTGTGAACGCCAGGGCCCCTTTAGAATCAACTTCGACCAGTCGGAGTTCATCGACGCCCAGAAGATCCGCGTGCAGGAGAGTCCTGAAGGACTTCGCGGCGGCGAGACCCCCCAGAGTTTGGACGTGCATATCGAGGACGACATCACGGGCGAGGTGACCGCGGGCGACCACGTCCGCGTGACGGGCGTGCTCCACCTCGAACAGCAGGGGTCGAACCAGGAGAAGTCGACCATGTTCGACATCCACATGGAGGGCCACGCGGTCGAGGTCGAGGAGGAACAGTTCGAGGACATGGAGATCACCGACGAGGACAAGCAGGCCATCGTCGAGCTCTCCTCGGATCCCGACATCTACGAGCGGATGGTCGACAGCCTCGCGCCCTCGATCTACGGCCACCGGCAGGCCAAGCTGGCGATGACCCTCCAGCTGTTTTCAGGGGTTACGAAACACCTGCCGGACGGTTCGCGCACCCGCGGGGACATGCACATGCTCCTGATCGGGGACCCCGGGACCGGGAAATCGGCGCTACTGCAGTACATCCGCAACATCGCGCCCCGCTCGGTCTACACCTCCGGGAAGGGTAGCAGTTCGGCGGGGCTGTGTGTCACCGGTGACACGATGGTCCAAACGACGGATGGGCTCGTTCCGATTCGCGACCTCGCCGAGAAGCACCATCCGAAACCAGTGACGACGGACACGCCAGCAGCAGCGGAACACGAGCTATACACCTACGACCGCACCGCCGGCACGGTCAACATCACCGAGAGTTCGCACGTCTGGCGCATGCCAGAAAAGCCGTGTCGACGCATCGAAACGGCTCACGGAAAACGACTGGAAGCCTCCGTCAACACGCCAGTACTCGTCTGTGACACCGACGGTGTAGAGTGGCGCGAGATCTCCGAGATCGAGGCCGGTGACTACGTCGGCGTACCCAAACACACGACCATCGAACGATCCTCCCCGTCGCCCCGCGAGTTCTTCGAATTCACCGAGGAGAAGCTAAAGCCGACCGCTAAATCGGTGGCGTTTATGCGACAACGGCTCCGCGAGGAGTTCGGAACGCTGCGGGCGGCGGCCGGCGCTCTCGACCTGCCGGAAGACTTCATCTACGACTCGCTATCGAACCGTCATCTTCCACTCGATCGGCTCGATCGAATCCTCGAGGCGATCGATACCGACCGGGGCGATATCGAAATCGACCGCGCGATGGTGAGACACGGCAGCGGTATCGAGATCCCGAACGCGTTCGACGAGGACCTGATGTATCTCGTCGGATTCGTGTTCGGCGACGGCGATGTGACGGTGTCTCGGCGAGGGGGGAATCGCGGATACGTCCGAATATCGAACTCCGATGAGGGGTTGCTCGAAACCGCCGCGGAGATCATCGAATCGACGTTCGGTAAGTCCGTCTCGATCGAATATCAGGAAGAACGGGTGCCGTGCATACGACTCCATAGCACGACGGTCGCGCGCTTCTTCAGTAACCTCGGCGTCGAGTCACCGAAAGACGATATCGCGCTCGCCCCGTCGCTCACGACTGCCGAAAACGCCGACGCGTTCCTCCAAGGATTGTTCGACGCCGATGGATCCGTCTGTCCGCGGACGGACGGCGGATCCAGCGTTCAGTTCTCAACGGTCTGTCCGAGACTGGCCCGCCAGGTTCAGTTGATGCTCGAAACGTACGGTATCCGTTCACGGATTCGAGAGCGGGACCGTCGAGGGACGTATACGCTGGCGAGTGGACAGGAGATCGTATCGAAGGCGGTGCAGACACATCTCACGATGTACGGCAAGGATCTCGACGCGTTCGCCAGCGAAATCGGATTCCGTTCGATCGAGAAGGCCACTACTCTAACGACTGTCGTATCGGATGCACAGCGTCGCGGCGAACGTCTTCCGGTCGGCCGAACGCTTGTCAGAGCCGACGGTGGGGGCGGGGCGTACTATCAGAACGTCACCCGAGGCGATAATCCAAGTCGGGAACGCGCGCGAGAGATACTCTCGGAGTTAAATCTCGGAGCGGCCGCTCCGATCGTTGAGGAAGTAGCCGACGCCGATCTCGTCTGGGACGAAGTCGTTGCGGCCGCCGATACCGGCTACAAAGAAGTGTTCGATCTCACGGTTCCGAAGACACACAACTTCATCGGAAACGGCATCGTAACACACAACACGGCCGCGGCGGTTCGCGACGACTTCGGCGAGGGCCAGCAATGGACGCTCGAAGCCGGCGCGCTCGTCCTCGCCGACCGGGGGATCGCCGCGGTCGACGAACTCGACAAGATGCGCCCCGAGGACCGCTCCGCGATGCACGAGGCGCTCGAACAGCAGTCGATCTCGATCTCGAAGGCCGGGATCAACGCCACCCTCAAGTCGCGGTGTTCGCTGCTCGGCGCGGCGAACCCGAAATATGGGAGATTCGACCAGTACGAGCCCATCGGCGAGCAGATCGACCTCGAACCCGCCCTCATCTCGCGGTTCGATCTGATCTTTACTGTGACTGATAAGCCCGACCCAGACGAGGACCGCAAGCTCGCCCAGCACATCCTCCAGACGAACTACGCGGGGGAGCTCAACACCCAGCGCACGAACCTCCCCTCGCCGGACGTCACCCGCGAGGAGGTCGACGCCGTCACCGAGGAGGTCGCCCCCGACATCGACGCCGAGTTGTTGCGAAAGTACATCGCCTACGCCCAGCAGAGCTGTTTCCCCCGGATGACCGACGACGCCCGCGAGGCGATCCAGGAGTTCTACGTCGACCTGCGCTCGAAGGGCGCCGACGAGGACGCGCCCGTTCCCGTGACGGCCCGGAAGCTCGAGGCGCTCGTCAGGCTCGGGGAGGCGAGCGCCCGCGTCCGGCTCTCCGATACCGTCGAGCGCGAGGACGCCGAACGCGTCATCGAGATCGTTCGCTCCTGTCTGCAGGACATCGGCGTCGACCCCGAAACCGGCGAGTACGACGTCGACGTGATCGAGACGGGGCGCTCGAAGACCCAGCGCGACCGGGTGAAGGGGATCAAGGAGATCATCCGGGAGCTTCAGGAGGAGTACGACGGCGAACCCGGCGCGCCCCAAGAGAAGGTCATCGAGCGCGCCGCGGAGGCGGGGATCGAGGACAGCAAGGCCGAACACGAGATCCAGAAGCTCCGTAACAAGGGTGAGCTTTACTCGCCCAATCAGGACTACCTCAGGCTAGTCTGA